In Helianthus annuus cultivar XRQ/B chromosome 8, HanXRQr2.0-SUNRISE, whole genome shotgun sequence, a single genomic region encodes these proteins:
- the LOC110869917 gene encoding early nodulin-20-like: MDPPPPPPPPPTTGEFIPPFIPSSTQPLPNTAIPNTTTDPTPPHDVTPTNTTQPIATQDEPTLTYNPSTTIPPFTHFFPGTGQSSSTYSIPLNSTIVHATSTFRPSNQSGFQYSTLPFGQSSGIGGYGYDEGYEDFEGYDEDGYAYGGDGD; encoded by the coding sequence ATGgatccaccgccaccaccaccaccaccacccactacgggtgaatttATACCACCTTTTATACCATCATCCACTCAACCTTTACCAAATACTGCCATACCAAACACCACTACCGATCCTACTCCACCTCATGatgttacaccaaccaacacTACACAACCCATTGCCACCCAAGATGAACCTACACTCACTTATAACCCTTCTACTACAATTCCACCATTCACCCATTTCTTCCCGGGCACGGGTCAGTCATCTTCAACCTATTCAATACCACTAAACTCAACCATTGTCCATGCTACTTCTACATTTAGACCATCGAACCAGTCGGGTTTTCAATATTCaactcttccatttgggcaatcttcgggtATAGGAGGATATGGATATGATGAAGGGTATGAAGATTTTGAGGGTTATGATGAAGATGGGTATGcatatgggggtgatggagattAA